From a single Apium graveolens cultivar Ventura unplaced genomic scaffold, ASM990537v1 ctg8610, whole genome shotgun sequence genomic region:
- the LOC141705172 gene encoding uncharacterized protein LOC141705172 encodes MGSGTNLDNIIAAAHGFHKTKYNKKFNFDKYWNDLKRHPKWRQPKETNNGSAKRTKFSDFGNYSSLMNETPTDENVVESPVRPKGTKAAKRDGKKSAIKIYTTDENSDMSKEFIEEGSSTTTKRVICKDREAGHERLERDYFAQNPVYPLDTFRRRFRMGRHVFLRIVDALSNFDPYFQQKVDALERKGLSPLQNSPRPYACWHMELERMQLMIMCALPNSNDVQRLIKMGKARGFPGMMGSIDYMHLQWKNCPKAWKGMFMRGHKGVPTILLNVVTSSDLWI; translated from the exons ATGGGGAGTGGTACAAATTTGGACAACATAATTGCGGCAGCTCATGGTTTCCATAAAACTAAATACAATAAGAAGTTTAATTTTGACAAGTATTGGAATGATCTAAAGAGACATCCTAAATGGAGGCAGCCTAAAGAGACAAATAATGGAAGTGCAAAGAGAACTAAATTTAGTGATTTTGGGAACTACTCATCATTGATGAATGAAACACCAACAGATGAGAATGTTGTTGAATCACCGGTTCGTCCTAAAGGTACAAAAGCAGCTAAAAGGGACGGGAAAAAAAG TGCAATCAAAATATATACTACGGATGAGAACTCTGATATGTCTAAAGAATTTATTGAAGAAGGCTCGTCAACCACGACTAAACGAGTGATATGCAAAGACCGTGAAGCGGGTCATGAACGATTGGAGAGAGATTATTTTGCTCAAAATCCAGTATACCCTCTAGATACATTCCGACGACGGTTTCGAATGGGAAGACACGTGTTCCTTCGAATTGTGGATGCTCTTTCAAATTTTGATCCATATTTTCAGCAGAAGGTTGATGCATTGGAAAGAAAGGGCCTATCACCTTTACAAAATTCACCGCGGCCATACGCATGTTGGCATATGGAATTGGAACGGATGCAGTTGATGATTATGTGTGCATTG CCAAACTCAAATGATGTACAACGTCTCATAAAAATGGGAAAGGCTCGCGGTTTTCCCGGAATGATGGGGAGTATTGACTACATGCATTTGCAGTGGAAAAATTGCCCTAAAGCATGGAAAGGGATGTTCATGAGGGGTCATAAAGGAGTTCCAACAATATTGCTTAATGTTGTTACCTCATCGGACCTATGGATATGA
- the LOC141705171 gene encoding uncharacterized protein LOC141705171, translating into MGYYLTDGIYPEWATFVKQFHAHRVKRGKLFSKYQEGHRKNVEMTFGVLQSQFAIVHDPTQFWDKEDLAKIMRACIILHNMIVEDERDTYATPFGALPSYDDATYDLTPPNLGEESLASNEMYIGRTIQLCNRQKHRQLQFDLVEHITMFHNND; encoded by the coding sequence ATGGGGTACTATCTAACAGATGGAATCTATCCTGAATGGGCTACGTTCGTGAAACAATTCCACGCCCACAGGGTGAAAAGAGGAAAATTGTTCTCCAAATATCAAGAAGGTCATCGAAAAAACGTAGAAATGACATTTGGCGTGTTGCAATCTCAATTTGCAATTGTACATGATCCAACACAATTTTGGGATAAAGAAGATCTCGCTAAAATAATGAGAGCGTGTATTATACTACATAATATGATCGTTGAGGATGAGAGAGACACATACGCCACTCCCTTTGGCGCTTTACCATCTTACGATGATGCAACATATGACTTAACGCCTCCAAACTTAGGCGAAGAATCTTTAGCCTCTAATGAAATGTATATCGGAAGGACTATCCAACTTTGTAACAGGCAGAAACACCGTCAACTACAATTCGATCTGGTTGAGCATATCACAATGTTCCATAATAATGATTAA
- the LOC141705170 gene encoding uncharacterized protein LOC141705170, whose product MGSGTNLDNIIAAAHGFHKTKYNKKFNFDKYWNDLKRHPKWRQPKETNNGSAKRTKFSDFGNYSSLMNETPTDENVVESPVRPKGTKAAKRDGKKSAIKIYTTDENSDMSKEFIEEGSSTTTKRVICKDREAGHERLERDYFAQNPVYPLDTFRRRFRMGRHVFLRIVDALSNFDPYFQQKVDALERKGLSPLQNSPRPYACWHMELERMQLMIMCALPNSNEVQRLIKMGKARGFPGMMGSIDYMHLQWKNCPKAWKGMFMRGHKGVPTILLNVVASSDLWI is encoded by the exons ATGGGGAGTGGTACAAATTTGGACAACATAATTGCGGCAGCTCATGGTTTCCATAAAACTAAATACAATAAGAAGTTTAATTTTGACAAGTATTGGAATGATCTAAAGAGACATCCTAAATGGAGACAGCCTAAAGAGACAAATAATGGAAGTGCAAAGAGAACTAAATTTAGTGATTTTGGGAACTACTCATCATTGATGAATGAAACACCAACAGATGAGAATGTTGTTGAATCACCGGTTCGTCCTAAAGGTACAAAAGCAGCTAAAAGGGACGGGAAAAAAAG TGCAATCAAAATATATACTACGGATGAGAACTCTGATATGTCTAAAGAATTTATTGAAGAAGGCTCGTCAACCACGACTAAACGAGTGATATGCAAAGACCGTGAAGCGGGTCATGAACGATTGGAGAGAGATTATTTTGCTCAAAATCCAGTATACCCTCTAGATACATTCCGACGACGGTTTCGAATGGGAAGACACGTGTTCCTTCGAATTGTGGATGCTCTTTCAAATTTTGATCCATATTTTCAGCAGAAGGTTGATGCATTGGAAAGAAAGGGCCTATCACCTTTACAAAATTCACCGCGGCCATACGCATGTTGGCATATGGAATTGGAACGGATGCAGTTGATGATTATGTGTGCATTG CCAAACTCAAATGAGGTACAACGTCTCATAAAAATGGGAAAGGCTCGCGGTTTTCCCGGAATGATGGGGAGTATTGACTACATGCATTTGCAGTGGAAAAATTGCCCTAAAGCATGGAAAGGGATGTTCATGAGGGGTCATAAAGGAGTTCCAACAATATTGCTTAATGTTGTTGCCTCATCGGACCTATGGATATGA
- the LOC141705173 gene encoding uncharacterized protein LOC141705173, with protein MGYVRETIPRPQGEKRKLFSKYQEGHRKNVEMTFGVLQSQFAIVHDPTQFWDKEDLAKIMRACIILHNMIVEDERDTYATPFGALPSYDDATYDLTPPNLGEESLASNEMYIGRTIQLCNRQKHRQLQFDLPYTRDLEAELHVIKEENARLQHASQLFEEAVAGHLNP; from the exons ATGGGCTACGTTCGTGAAACAATTCCACGCCCACAGGGTGAAAAGAGAAAATTGTTCTCCAAATATCAAGAAGGTCATCGAAAAAACGTAGAAATGACATTTGGCGTGTTGCAATCTCAATTTGCAATTGTACATGATCCAACACAATTTTGGGATAAAGAAGATCTCGCTAAAATAATGAGAGCGTGTATTATACTACATAATATGATCGTTGAGGATGAGAGAGACACATACGCCACTCCCTTTGGCGCTTTACCATCTTACGATGATGCAACATATGACTTAACGCCTCCAAACTTAGGCGAAGAATCTTTAGCCTCTAATGAAATGTATATCGGAAGGACTATCCAACTTTGTAACAGGCAGAAACACCGTCAACTACAATTCGATCTG CCTTATACTCGTGATCTGGAAGCGGAACTGCACGTGATAAAAGAAGAGAATGCACGTCTGCAACATGCTTCG CAATTGTTTGAGGAAGCTGTTGCAGGCCATCTAAATCCATAG